ACCATAAATGAATGCCTCTTGATATTTTTGTTCTGTTATTCAGAAAAGTAAATTTTGGTTCATGAAGATTGTTTAACCTAGATCTGAAAAATCCAGACCTCTCAATGGCATTGATTGCTCAACGAGGCCAATGATAAGGATGCTCTACATTTCAAATGAATAGATGGTTCTATTTGGTATAAAACGTAAGGTATTTCGATAATTTCATTTGTCAATATAATGTTCTATTTTGTCAAGGCAATTTCTAATATGTTGTGATGTAATCTGTTTGTTATTATACAAACTGTTCATCTAACTGCTTTCCGTTGTTGCCGATATGTTCAATGACAGAATCCAAAAGAAAAGTTCGATTAGAATTCATTCATGTAATCGGCCATTTTAAGAGGTGGtgataaaaacaaattacatcTACTACATATACAAAGATGCTCAACCAAAATCCAGGCATGCCATTTGCATACTTGAGTGCAAATACTCTTAGTTATAACGTACAACGAGTGTTCAAAGCAAAAATCTCTGCATCTGCACGGAAGAGAGTTATCAATTTACAGTTCTTAAAATAAGTTCCATCATATCATGAAGGTTAAGGCTTCTCTTTTGCAAAGCCTGACATGAACTGAGCTTGATGTATCTTTAGTTGTATGTCCTATTTGAACAGAAGGAATCTCTGAACAATCAAATGATTCCAGCCTACTGGGGCTGTCAAACAAAGATCATGAGAAAAAGAAGCCAAAACTTCAGGtagataacaaaaaataaataaaaataataaaacactAACATCAAATTTACGAGTCTCAAGGCAGCAACAAACAAGATAAAAGAATTCATACCTTTTTAAGTTTCATCCGGGATGTATTAGACCTGCTTGCTGATGCTAATTTACTATCAAGTggttttaatatttcaaaagaaCACACTAAAGATTCATCAACACTTAATAGAGCACCGACATTGTCAAACTCTCCACCATAGTTTGGAGCTGAAAATATTGTGACTAATCTTCTTTTAGCGAAAAATTCATATCCATCCTCCACAACCTGCAATGAGTTCAAAAAAGTCTTAACATAGACAGGTTGAAAGAAGATCTAACTCCTAGCTAGCAGTTATTTCGCTGAAGAGAAAAGGCATGAAAATAAGGAAGGCTTTTATTGCCTGTACATCAGGGCTTGCTCAAGATAAAATTGCTTTACCTGATGACCTCGGCAAATGAGATCAAGGTCATTCTCATCCAAAAATGCAGCAACCCTATCTGGTCCAAAAGTACATGAGACACCTCGATCACTCTCCGCCCAGCCCTCAACATTAGGATCGGGATCAGACCAAAGCAGATCGCAGAGGAGACCACTATCCGGTACATCAGTAGGCCTGGGAAGTTCCTTTATTTGATCCAAATTTTGCAACTCCTGAGAGAGTCCTCCGTGCATACAAAGTATCTTTCCATCAATGAGTGCAGCCACAGGCAAACAATTAAAGCAGTCGGTAAATATTTTCCATAATCTAACATTGAACCTCCTTTTACACTCGTCATAAAATCCATAAATCCGATTGATCTTTGCATCTTCATGGTTTCCTCTCAACAGGAAGAAATTTTCAGGATATCTAATTTTGTAGGCTAGAAGCAGACATATCGTCTCCAAACTTTGCTTGCCTCGATCTACATAATCACCGAGAAAGAGGTAGTTTGCAGTAGGAGGGTAGCCACCGTATTCAAAAACCCGCAGTAGATCTCGGAATTGTCCATGTATGTCACCTGTAAGAGGCCTGCAATATTAGAACCAAGGATAACAAGGAAGATACCCCCCATGCTTAATGCGTAGAATGGGTTCTCCTTTGGGTTCAAGATCATAATCTACAGCTAGTGGCAATTTGTATACAATTCAAATAGCATAAAAACCAATGTCAATCATGATTAAATTGGACACAAATAGCGTACCGATATGCTAATCATCATAGTAGAAACAGACGCAATCCAATTTCTCTACCCTCAGAAAGCTTAACATTCATTTTAAGCTACCGACCTTTCAACTCATTCCATCCACAATGCCTTAAGATGGTGAATTTATATAGCCACACATCCTTTAGTTCAACAGAAAGACCGAAAATTGCCGCACCTTGACATTAACAAAGTGTATGAAATAAAAGCCCATATAATTAGATTCTTCAAGACAATTTATATAACCAACTTAATTACCAGAAACCTATAATTTATAACCGAAACTTTCATCGATAATCTCCTTTAAAGTATGTCCAAGTTAATTTGTATTCATAACTTCTTGAAATTACATAATTCAAAATCATCATCACGATCatctgggagagagagagagagagagagagagagagagagctgaccACATATGCGAACGGGAGCACGAATCTCAAGGAGATTGGGCTGAGAGAGGAAGATTTGTCTGGCGTTGACGCAGAGTTGACGGAGCTCCCCTTCAGATAGCTGCACCTGCTTCCCTTCTTTCCCTTCCAGAAGCCTCCTTATTATATCATCCAGTCCCCCCTTACCCATCATCCCCTCCATTgtcgtcatcatcatcctctccTCCAAATCACACCCAAAAAGAGGCTAGAGAGAAAAAGGTACGTAGCTATCAAATTGGAGATAATATATCAAAAGCTTAACTTTTATGGAGACAGCTAGGAGAAGAATGTAAACTCGATAATTGCCACGTACGAGGGATAGAAAGCAGAAGGAGGGCAGAGATGAAACGGGTATATGACAAACTGaaagaaatcaaacaaaatatcAACTTTCTAgatagaggaagaagaaagagaacgAAAAACTTACAAGTTGGAATGAGAGGAAGTTATCAAATGGAAAACttggcgagagagagagagagagagagagagagggaataaATGAGAAGGGTATGTGCTAGATTTAACCGAAATGAATCCAAAAGCTATATTTTCAGCTAACAATTTAGACAGGCCGAAGGCTAATTTTGACGGAAAGGaataagaaagagagagggctcAACGCTCTCAAATGCAAGACAGGAAAGGCTAATCGCTATATCTTTGGATAAGGATAAATGATAAACTAGGCTACATGGTACGTACTAATTAAAGAACAAAAGCCAACTCAAGGAAGATACgtgtgtttattaaaaaaaaaaggaagatacGTGTGGGTTTAACGTATCAAGaggattgaaatttgaaaaatatgagaaattatatacacaatatattatacaacaCATTGTATAACactctaaaaaaataagatatttttataaaattttcttacttttataatttaaaatatagttgcataaaatattataaaaaatattatgtataaattatttttcgaAAAATATATCCTCGTCAATCTTATGGATAATATATCCTCTACAATAAACTTAAttacattcttttatttttatctattcaGCATTTTTATGgttgaaatgataaatattgatttgCTTATAATATCAAATGTAACACTCACAAGATGCTGCTAAAGTGACGTGGAATCGCTTGTACCATTTGTTTTATCAAAAATGCTGGGGACAACCGCCTCGCATCCTCGCCGTGGCCTCGCATCCAACGTGGCGAAGCTCGACTTAGACGAAAATGGAAACACAAAGACCAGACGAGGAGTGGCGAAGCTCGGGAGTAGCTCAGACCAAAATGTAAATCCACAGATCAGacgaggagaagaagagaagctCGAGAGTGGCAAAGAGTGGTGAAGCTAAAAAATGAAGTGAGTAGACCAGACTGAAGAGAAGCTCAAGAgtgaaaatggaaatggaaaacaGCAAAAGCAGGGGCGAAGACGTTTCTAAAatgaaaacatttcatttctcgctttttgccttttttttttttaaataacaagcCCGAGGACGCGGCGGGGGCGCAACCTCGGTTGCCCCTAGAagtactgatatatatatatatatatatataaatttgtccGGTCCTCAATTCGAGTctccttaaaaatttaaaataggcTTATCTAGTCGTTATCTTTAGGGTCTCATAAGATTAACCGAAGTGTGCGCAAGCTGGCCCAGATATCcacagttataaaaaaaaaaaaaaaatgtaaaattgaCTTGGTAGTTCAAAATTAATGgcattacacaaaattaaattatttcatctcatcttatattatcattacaaatcttttcaaattctcacacaaaatataataaatatttcaacttttttaaatcttaaatttctatgtatttttattgagtaatgctacatacagtcatgTAGTGTGTAATTATcgtgcagtcactttgaaaaagaatgatattcactattaaaaaattaattattttttcatatagatcctgtatttatttatttattttcaaaatgcttGTACGTCGCTTACATATTTACGactataattatcatttctcatttttattagatgatttttttatcaGTCATGCATATTATGTATCTATATGAGATGTGACCGTTAGATCACTGTTTCAACTGACCATAAAATAAGTTTGTTTCCACAATTATCGATTTCAAGCGTTGCCTCTACTTTTTATTTGCCAG
This genomic interval from Juglans microcarpa x Juglans regia isolate MS1-56 chromosome 4D, Jm3101_v1.0, whole genome shotgun sequence contains the following:
- the LOC121259800 gene encoding serine/threonine-protein phosphatase PP1-like isoform X2; its protein translation is MMMTTMEGMMGKGGLDDIIRRLLEGKEGKQVQLSEGELRQLCVNARQIFLSQPNLLEIRAPVRICGQLSLSLSLSLSLPDDRDDDFELCDIHGQFRDLLRVFEYGGYPPTANYLFLGDYVDRGKQSLETICLLLAYKIRYPENFFLLRGNHEDAKINRIYGFYDECKRRFNVRLWKIFTDCFNCLPVAALIDGKILCMHGGLSQELQNLDQIKELPRPTDVPDSGLLCDLLWSDPDPNVEGWAESDRGVSCTFGPDRVAAFLDENDLDLICRGHQVVEDGYEFFAKRRLVTIFSAPNYGGEFDNVGALLSVDESLVCSFEILKPLDSKLASASRSNTSRMKLKKMQRFLL
- the LOC121259800 gene encoding serine/threonine-protein phosphatase PP1-like isoform X3; translated protein: MMMTTMEGMMGKGGLDDIIRRLLEGKEGKQVQLSEGELRQLCVNARQIFLSQPNLLEIRAPVRICGQLSLSLSLSLSLPDDRDDDFELCDIHGQFRDLLRVFEYGGYPPTANYLFLGDYVDRGKQSLETICLLLAYKIRYPENFFLLRGNHEDAKINRIYGFYDECKRRFNVRLWKIFTDCFNCLPVAALIDGKILCMHGGLSQELQNLDQIKELPRPTDVPDSGLLCDLLWSDPDPNVEGWAESDRGVSCTFGPDRVAAFLDENDLDLICRGHQVVEDGYEFFAKRRLVTIFSAPNYGGEFDNVGALLSVDESLVCSFEILKPLDSKLASASRSNTSRMKLKKPQ
- the LOC121259800 gene encoding serine/threonine-protein phosphatase PP1-like isoform X5, giving the protein MMMTTMEGMMGKGGLDDIIRRLLEGKEGKQVQLSEGELRQLCVNARQIFLSQPNLLEIRAPVRICGDIHGQFRDLLRVFEYGGYPPTANYLFLGDYVDRGKQSLETICLLLAYKIRYPENFFLLRGNHEDAKINRIYGFYDECKRRFNVRLWKIFTDCFNCLPVAALIDGKILCMHGGLSQELQNLDQIKELPRPTDVPDSGLLCDLLWSDPDPNVEGWAESDRGVSCTFGPDRVAAFLDENDLDLICRGHQVVEDGYEFFAKRRLVTIFSAPNYGGEFDNVGALLSVDESLVCSFEILKPLDSKLASASRSNTSRMKLKKPQ
- the LOC121259800 gene encoding serine/threonine-protein phosphatase PP1-like isoform X1, with the protein product MMMTTMEGMMGKGGLDDIIRRLLEGKEGKQVQLSEGELRQLCVNARQIFLSQPNLLEIRAPVRICGQLSLSLSLSLSLPDDRDDDFELCDIHGQFRDLLRVFEYGGYPPTANYLFLGDYVDRGKQSLETICLLLAYKIRYPENFFLLRGNHEDAKINRIYGFYDECKRRFNVRLWKIFTDCFNCLPVAALIDGKILCMHGGLSQELQNLDQIKELPRPTDVPDSGLLCDLLWSDPDPNVEGWAESDRGVSCTFGPDRVAAFLDENDLDLICRGHQVVEDGYEFFAKRRLVTIFSAPNYGGEFDNVGALLSVDESLVCSFEILKPLDSKLASASRSNTSRMKLKKLLFLMIFV
- the LOC121259800 gene encoding serine/threonine-protein phosphatase PP1-like isoform X4; translation: MMMTTMEGMMGKGGLDDIIRRLLEGKEGKQVQLSEGELRQLCVNARQIFLSQPNLLEIRAPVRICGDIHGQFRDLLRVFEYGGYPPTANYLFLGDYVDRGKQSLETICLLLAYKIRYPENFFLLRGNHEDAKINRIYGFYDECKRRFNVRLWKIFTDCFNCLPVAALIDGKILCMHGGLSQELQNLDQIKELPRPTDVPDSGLLCDLLWSDPDPNVEGWAESDRGVSCTFGPDRVAAFLDENDLDLICRGHQVVEDGYEFFAKRRLVTIFSAPNYGGEFDNVGALLSVDESLVCSFEILKPLDSKLASASRSNTSRMKLKKLLFLMIFV